The Clostridiaceae bacterium HFYG-1003 genome includes a window with the following:
- a CDS encoding oleate hydratase, with the protein MYYSNGNYEAFAHPEKPEGVERKSAYIVGSGLAALSAACFLVRDGQMSGKRVHILEKDPIPGGACDGYQYDNLGYVMRGGREMDNHFECMWDLFRSIPSIETEGVSVLDEYYWLNKHDPNYSLMRATVKRGEDAHTDGKFGLSDKGAMEIMKLFFTPDEELYDKRINEVFDDDVLNSNFWLYWRTMFAFENWHSALEMKLYIKRFIHHVGGLPDFKALRFTKYNQYESMILPMIKYLESFDVQFHYGTKVINVEFDIQKEKKVARRIEVIRDGNEENIDLTENDLIFITNGGCVENSTLGSQNQAAPFKAEIKEGGGWDMWRKIAVQDPSFGHPDKFCYDPEQSNWMSATVTTLDDRIPPYIQKICKRDPLSGKVVTGGIVTVRDSNWLLSWTFNRQPQFRSQPKGQLVGWIYGLFSDKPGNYVKKPMRECTGKEICMEWLYHMGVPESEIEGLAEHSANTIPCMMPYITAFFMPRRDGDRPAVVPQGSVNFAFLGQFAETARDTIFTTEYSVRTGMESVYTLLNIDRGVPEVWGSTYDIRDLLKATVQLRDGKTITDMDQGLIEKLALKAILKKANGTDIEKLLKEYHVV; encoded by the coding sequence ATGTATTATTCAAACGGAAATTATGAAGCATTTGCACATCCTGAAAAACCCGAAGGGGTTGAACGTAAATCCGCCTATATTGTTGGTTCCGGTCTGGCTGCTCTCTCGGCGGCATGCTTCCTTGTCCGTGATGGACAAATGAGCGGAAAAAGGGTTCATATTCTTGAAAAAGACCCGATCCCAGGTGGTGCGTGCGATGGCTACCAGTATGATAACTTAGGGTATGTAATGCGTGGTGGTCGTGAAATGGACAACCACTTTGAGTGTATGTGGGATCTGTTTCGTTCTATACCGTCTATAGAAACCGAGGGTGTTAGCGTGCTTGATGAATACTATTGGCTCAACAAGCATGACCCGAACTACTCTTTGATGCGAGCGACGGTCAAGCGCGGTGAAGATGCCCACACTGACGGCAAATTCGGCCTTTCTGACAAGGGTGCTATGGAGATCATGAAGCTCTTTTTTACGCCGGATGAGGAATTGTATGATAAGCGGATCAATGAGGTTTTTGACGATGATGTTCTGAATTCAAATTTCTGGCTGTACTGGCGCACTATGTTTGCTTTTGAGAATTGGCACAGCGCGCTGGAGATGAAGCTTTATATTAAGCGGTTCATCCATCATGTGGGCGGCCTGCCGGATTTCAAGGCGCTCCGCTTTACAAAGTACAATCAGTATGAGTCCATGATCCTGCCGATGATAAAATATCTGGAGTCCTTTGACGTCCAGTTCCATTACGGCACCAAGGTTATTAACGTGGAGTTCGACATTCAAAAGGAGAAAAAGGTCGCAAGGCGGATTGAGGTCATTCGGGACGGCAACGAGGAAAACATCGACCTGACCGAAAACGACCTGATCTTTATCACTAATGGCGGTTGCGTTGAAAACTCGACTCTTGGTAGTCAGAACCAAGCCGCACCCTTCAAGGCCGAAATCAAAGAAGGCGGCGGATGGGATATGTGGCGCAAAATCGCGGTGCAAGACCCGTCCTTTGGACACCCGGATAAATTCTGCTACGACCCTGAGCAAAGCAATTGGATGTCAGCGACTGTGACTACGCTGGATGACCGTATTCCCCCATATATCCAAAAAATCTGCAAGCGTGATCCCTTAAGCGGCAAGGTGGTCACCGGCGGCATCGTGACCGTCCGGGATTCCAATTGGCTGCTCAGTTGGACATTCAACCGTCAGCCGCAGTTCCGCAGCCAGCCGAAGGGTCAACTGGTTGGATGGATTTATGGGCTGTTCAGCGACAAGCCCGGAAATTATGTGAAGAAGCCCATGCGCGAGTGCACCGGCAAGGAGATCTGCATGGAATGGCTATATCACATGGGTGTGCCAGAGAGCGAGATCGAGGGGTTGGCAGAACACAGCGCTAATACCATTCCCTGTATGATGCCTTATATTACCGCCTTTTTCATGCCCCGCCGTGATGGTGATCGTCCCGCTGTTGTACCTCAGGGCAGCGTAAATTTTGCGTTCCTCGGGCAGTTTGCCGAAACGGCGCGGGACACGATTTTTACGACGGAATATTCCGTCCGAACCGGTATGGAATCGGTCTATACCCTGCTTAATATTGATCGCGGTGTGCCAGAGGTCTGGGGCAGCACCTATGATATCCGTGACTTGCTGAAAGCGACCGTACAGCTGCGCGACGGCAAAACAATTACAGATATGGACCAGGGCTTGATTGAGAAATTAGCACTTAAAGCAATCCTCAAAAAAGCCAACGGTACCGATATTGAAAAACTACTGAAGGAATATCATGTAGTCTGA
- a CDS encoding helix-turn-helix domain-containing protein yields MTAISDRTLVLTDKINAISLKTIRQCVIDYLKYECYLQKSNTIALGISKKDFADRLGVQRTSLSRELNKMRRDGLIEYNARTITLKS; encoded by the coding sequence ATGACTGCCATATCTGATAGAACTCTCGTTTTGACGGACAAGATCAACGCAATTTCACTTAAGACAATAAGACAGTGTGTTATAGATTATTTAAAATACGAATGTTACCTTCAAAAAAGTAATACCATAGCACTCGGTATTTCTAAAAAAGACTTTGCAGACAGGTTGGGGGTACAGCGAACTTCACTGAGCAGGGAGCTGAATAAAATGAGAAGGGATGGTTTGATAGAGTACAATGCCCGTACCATTACATTAAAAAGCTAG
- a CDS encoding P-loop NTPase, which translates to MWNDVDFMFIDMPPGTGDVPLTVFQSIPVDGIIIVTSPQELVSMIVSKAAKMAEMMNIPIIGLVENMSYFKCPDNDRDYKIFGDSHIDEIAEKHKLKVLAKLPIDPKISAACDRGMIELYDGTWLDPIANILEKMEEKETMRIAIAGEGQNVTEHFGHCVNFLLFDVENGKITNEDSIPNPGHKPGFLPNFLADRGVNVIISGGMGGGAVEIFNERNVEVVVGASGDARAAAESYLKGDLKTTGSVCHEHQHHDECGN; encoded by the coding sequence ATTTGGAACGACGTGGATTTCATGTTCATTGATATGCCGCCGGGCACTGGTGATGTGCCGCTTACTGTTTTTCAGTCCATTCCTGTAGATGGAATTATTATTGTAACTTCACCACAGGAGCTAGTTTCTATGATAGTTTCAAAGGCTGCTAAGATGGCGGAGATGATGAATATCCCTATCATAGGATTAGTAGAGAATATGTCGTATTTCAAATGTCCGGATAATGATAGGGATTATAAGATATTTGGCGATAGCCATATTGATGAAATTGCTGAAAAGCATAAATTGAAAGTTCTTGCCAAGCTACCAATTGATCCTAAGATTTCAGCCGCCTGTGACAGAGGCATGATAGAACTTTATGACGGAACCTGGCTCGATCCTATAGCAAATATATTAGAAAAAATGGAGGAAAAAGAAACGATGAGAATTGCAATTGCAGGTGAAGGTCAAAACGTAACGGAGCATTTTGGACATTGCGTTAATTTCCTACTTTTCGATGTTGAAAACGGAAAAATTACGAATGAAGACTCCATACCCAATCCCGGACACAAGCCCGGATTTTTGCCGAACTTCCTGGCTGACCGTGGTGTAAATGTGATTATCAGTGGCGGTATGGGCGGCGGCGCAGTGGAGATCTTCAACGAAAGAAACGTGGAGGTTGTTGTGGGTGCATCTGGCGATGCGAGAGCAGCAGCCGAAAGCTATCTTAAAGGTGATTTAAAGACAACAGGTTCTGTATGCCACGAGCATCAGCACCATGACGAATGCGGAAACTAA
- a CDS encoding ErpK protein produces MRKMARTRKTISIDEKIAQAKENFEKAKAKYDNAAKELEDLQEKQRSIQRTELIKAVEKSSKTYAEIMAFLGSID; encoded by the coding sequence ATGAGGAAGATGGCGCGTACGAGGAAGACAATCTCTATTGACGAGAAGATAGCCCAGGCAAAGGAGAATTTTGAAAAGGCTAAGGCCAAGTATGATAATGCCGCGAAGGAACTCGAAGACCTCCAGGAAAAGCAGAGGTCAATTCAAAGAACCGAACTGATCAAAGCTGTTGAGAAAAGCAGCAAAACTTATGCTGAAATCATGGCATTTCTTGGGAGTATCGATTGA
- a CDS encoding transposase, translated as MYYDFLVKIPENTGKITVNRRGETTYIEYTYARHYNAEKKYNVPQRTTIGKQSRVDPAMMQPNQNFIKFFPEVALPDERNHSDRSSCLRVGAFLVIRKIMEEYKLPEILSDYWDNRGVGLFLDLAAYSIICENNAGQYYPDYAYNHPLLTEDMTIYSDSTVSRFLSSITSDDKVGFLNQWNASRNHREQIYISYDSTNKNCQAGDIEMAEFGHPKDDQGVPIFNYSIAYDVDNKEPLFYETYPGSIVDVSQLQFMLEKAKGYGYRKIGFILDRGYFSKKNIQYMDACQYDFVIMVKGMASFVEKIILKHKGSFEKKRSCVIPEYQAYGKTIQEKLYADDEMDRYFHLYHKVKKESAERGCLEDKIQKMAEFLKKQEGKSLTFGDAYHEYFEIFTHEKNDSTKKFLYAKEKSEVIEKEIDLCGYFVIVTSKKMTAAEALSLYKSRDASEKLFRGDKSYLGNKSLRVAGNESAAAKIFIEFVALIVRCKIYTQLKAMMKEMAKKPNYMTVPAALKELEKIEMVRQMDNVYRLDHAITATQKTILKAFGIDENYIKTSATRLSELLKVAAMPERDEEDGAYEEDNLY; from the coding sequence ATGTACTACGATTTTCTCGTAAAGATTCCGGAAAATACAGGCAAAATTACGGTGAACCGGCGCGGTGAAACCACTTATATTGAATACACCTATGCCCGTCATTACAACGCCGAAAAGAAGTATAACGTTCCCCAGCGAACTACGATTGGAAAACAGTCCAGGGTGGATCCAGCGATGATGCAGCCAAACCAAAATTTTATCAAGTTTTTCCCAGAGGTCGCCCTGCCCGATGAACGGAATCATTCCGATCGCAGCAGTTGCCTTCGTGTCGGGGCATTTCTTGTCATTCGCAAGATCATGGAAGAATACAAACTACCTGAAATTCTTTCCGATTACTGGGACAACCGAGGTGTCGGACTGTTTCTTGATCTGGCTGCTTATTCTATTATCTGTGAAAATAATGCCGGGCAATACTATCCGGATTACGCCTACAATCATCCGCTCCTAACAGAGGACATGACGATCTACAGTGACTCCACGGTATCTCGGTTTCTCTCATCGATAACAAGCGATGACAAAGTCGGATTCCTCAATCAATGGAATGCATCCCGGAATCACCGGGAGCAGATTTATATTTCCTACGATTCAACCAACAAAAACTGTCAGGCCGGCGACATCGAGATGGCTGAATTCGGGCATCCCAAGGATGATCAGGGCGTCCCCATATTCAATTATTCGATTGCCTATGATGTGGATAATAAAGAGCCGCTATTTTATGAAACCTACCCCGGCAGTATCGTCGACGTGTCCCAGTTGCAATTTATGTTGGAGAAGGCAAAAGGATATGGCTATCGCAAGATTGGTTTTATTCTTGATCGAGGATATTTCAGCAAGAAAAATATTCAGTACATGGACGCGTGCCAGTATGATTTCGTGATCATGGTCAAGGGGATGGCTTCTTTTGTCGAAAAGATCATCTTGAAACATAAAGGCAGCTTTGAGAAAAAGAGGTCTTGCGTGATTCCTGAATATCAGGCCTACGGGAAGACGATTCAGGAGAAGCTCTATGCGGATGATGAAATGGATCGATATTTCCATCTCTATCATAAAGTGAAAAAAGAAAGTGCAGAGCGTGGATGCCTGGAAGATAAAATTCAAAAAATGGCGGAATTTCTAAAAAAACAGGAGGGAAAGTCGCTGACATTCGGAGATGCCTATCATGAGTATTTTGAAATCTTTACCCATGAAAAGAATGATAGCACAAAAAAGTTTCTTTATGCAAAAGAAAAGAGCGAAGTGATCGAGAAGGAAATTGATCTTTGCGGATACTTTGTGATCGTTACGTCCAAAAAAATGACAGCAGCAGAAGCGCTCTCGTTGTATAAGAGCCGAGATGCATCAGAGAAGCTATTCCGTGGAGACAAATCCTATCTGGGCAATAAAAGCCTGCGAGTCGCGGGTAATGAGTCTGCCGCCGCGAAGATATTCATTGAATTTGTGGCGTTGATTGTGCGGTGCAAGATTTATACGCAACTAAAAGCAATGATGAAAGAAATGGCAAAGAAGCCGAATTACATGACCGTTCCAGCTGCGCTGAAAGAGCTGGAAAAAATCGAAATGGTGCGGCAGATGGATAACGTATACCGGCTTGATCACGCCATAACCGCAACACAAAAGACGATACTGAAAGCCTTCGGTATCGATGAAAACTATATCAAAACCAGCGCAACGAGATTAAGTGAGCTGTTAAAAGTGGCCGCGATGCCAGAAAGGGATGAGGAAGATGGCGCGTACGAGGAAGACAATCTCTATTGA
- a CDS encoding 4Fe-4S binding protein has protein sequence MKKTLQRVIQILFLALFVFLIISGKVQLWMGLFLLGIVSSFVLGRIYCGWICSINTVMIGVTWIKKKLHIKSMKIPSFLTKAWVRYVALGVFVIVFIFTMFTGKKLPILPILFMIGMLLTFLFPEELWHRYLCPYGTILNLSSKTSKYHMAIDSHKCNNCGVCMRVCPAKAVEKYEDHHEIHKSDCIVCMECSRKCKQEAISYK, from the coding sequence ATGAAAAAAACATTACAGCGTGTAATTCAAATACTCTTTCTTGCTCTTTTCGTTTTCCTAATTATTAGTGGTAAAGTACAGTTATGGATGGGGCTGTTTCTTTTAGGTATCGTCTCATCGTTTGTGCTGGGGCGTATCTATTGTGGATGGATATGTTCAATCAATACCGTCATGATTGGTGTTACATGGATAAAAAAGAAGCTTCATATAAAAAGTATGAAAATACCATCGTTTTTAACAAAAGCATGGGTACGTTATGTTGCCTTAGGTGTATTTGTCATAGTTTTTATTTTTACTATGTTTACCGGAAAGAAGCTACCCATTCTACCTATTTTATTTATGATAGGAATGTTATTAACCTTTCTTTTCCCTGAGGAGTTATGGCATCGCTACTTATGCCCATATGGCACTATTCTTAATCTGTCATCAAAAACATCCAAGTACCATATGGCTATCGATTCTCACAAATGTAATAACTGTGGTGTATGCATGCGCGTGTGCCCCGCAAAAGCCGTCGAAAAATATGAAGATCATCATGAAATTCACAAAAGCGATTGTATCGTATGTATGGAATGTTCAAGAAAATGCAAACAAGAAGCTATTAGCTATAAATAG
- a CDS encoding IS1634 family transposase — protein MTSQRISELLISITDQQRNDFYKNWCEANPADDYLALDITSASSYSELIDDVEWGYNRDHDHLPQINLCMLMGETRRLPIYQSLFSGSQKDVRTLTTTLSQFEAITENRAITVVMDKGIYSKRNIDFLLNDTGNGTVKFLIAVPFTAAFSKQQVESEQKDIDRVENTIVINDNSMRAVTKERSWDPQNKIYTHVYYSAVKAMGIREDLYASIALLREKAIENPEKWINDEECRKYLVIRKSDKQASGYTVSIRNDVVEKSLETAGWVVLISNDISDAKRAMSIYRDKDVVEKGFLRLKNSIDLGRLRVHSDNAAQGKLFVGFIASVIMSGINQVMSDKDLYRKYTMKELQWILAKLRIQEIHEHIIIAPLTKDQRMIFEAFDISLGE, from the coding sequence ATGACCTCTCAGCGAATCAGTGAACTTTTGATTTCTATTACGGATCAGCAACGGAATGATTTTTATAAGAACTGGTGTGAGGCCAATCCAGCTGATGACTATTTGGCTTTGGACATCACCTCTGCATCATCCTATTCGGAACTGATTGATGATGTGGAATGGGGATACAATCGCGACCACGATCATCTCCCCCAGATCAATCTTTGTATGCTGATGGGGGAAACCAGACGGCTGCCGATCTATCAATCCCTATTCAGTGGAAGTCAAAAGGATGTCCGTACGCTGACGACCACCTTGAGTCAGTTTGAGGCGATCACAGAGAATCGGGCAATCACAGTAGTGATGGACAAAGGGATCTACAGCAAGCGGAATATCGATTTTCTGCTCAATGACACCGGCAATGGAACAGTGAAGTTTTTAATCGCGGTACCATTTACCGCCGCTTTTTCCAAGCAGCAAGTGGAGAGCGAGCAAAAAGACATCGATCGTGTGGAAAACACAATTGTCATCAATGACAACTCGATGAGAGCCGTCACCAAAGAGCGGTCCTGGGATCCGCAGAACAAAATATACACGCATGTTTACTACAGTGCCGTGAAGGCAATGGGAATTCGTGAGGACCTGTATGCATCCATTGCTCTATTGCGTGAAAAGGCCATTGAAAACCCAGAAAAATGGATTAATGACGAGGAATGTAGAAAATACCTGGTGATTCGAAAATCCGATAAACAAGCCAGCGGATACACCGTCAGCATTCGAAATGATGTCGTTGAAAAAAGTCTGGAAACGGCAGGTTGGGTGGTCCTGATCAGCAATGACATCAGTGATGCCAAAAGAGCCATGAGCATCTATCGAGACAAGGACGTTGTAGAAAAAGGCTTCCTTCGTCTCAAAAACAGTATTGACTTAGGGAGACTACGTGTCCACAGCGACAACGCCGCTCAAGGGAAACTATTCGTCGGCTTTATTGCCTCTGTTATCATGTCTGGGATTAATCAGGTGATGAGTGACAAGGATCTATACCGTAAATACACCATGAAAGAGCTTCAGTGGATCCTGGCCAAACTCCGAATCCAAGAGATCCATGAACACATCATCATTGCACCGCTAACAAAAGACCAGCGAATGATCTTTGAGGCATTCGACATTTCCTTGGGGGAGTGA
- a CDS encoding recombinase zinc beta ribbon domain-containing protein: protein MFAKLRFSNMIVCGGCGEVFRRVHWNNRGKKSVVWRCVSRLENTGPFCEARTVPESQIEQVLVTAINQTLCDKDSFLATLRENIETVIAQENDQTLAGIDARLQELQTELLKLANSKVDYEDVADEIFRLREEKQKVQLENIGRDELKNRIADMSVFLQEQLTAIAEYDEPLVRRLIEKVTVYEDKFTVEFKSGMTVDVEE from the coding sequence TTGTTTGCAAAACTTAGATTCTCTAACATGATTGTCTGTGGTGGCTGCGGCGAGGTGTTCCGCAGGGTTCACTGGAACAACCGAGGCAAGAAATCAGTTGTTTGGCGGTGTGTCAGCCGCCTAGAAAACACTGGTCCTTTCTGCGAGGCCCGAACGGTACCGGAAAGCCAAATCGAGCAGGTGCTGGTTACCGCCATCAATCAGACGCTTTGCGACAAGGACAGCTTCCTTGCCACCTTGCGGGAGAATATCGAAACGGTTATAGCCCAAGAGAACGACCAGACTCTTGCAGGTATCGACGCGCGGCTTCAGGAGCTTCAGACAGAGCTTTTGAAGCTAGCCAACTCCAAAGTCGATTACGAGGACGTCGCCGACGAGATTTTCCGCCTACGTGAGGAAAAACAGAAAGTGCAACTCGAAAACATCGGCCGGGATGAACTGAAAAATCGCATAGCTGACATGAGCGTATTCCTACAGGAACAGCTCACCGCCATCGCCGAATACGATGAACCGCTTGTCCGTAGGCTGATTGAAAAAGTTACCGTTTACGAGGACAAATTCACCGTGGAATTCAAGTCCGGCATGACGGTGGATGTGGAGGAATAA
- a CDS encoding TetR/AcrR family transcriptional regulator translates to MSQITKRALEESLKKMLLKKPVNKITISDITEDCGINRMTFYYHFKDIYDLVEWSCVEDAARALDGKKTYDTWQQGFQQIFQAVLDNKPFVQNVYQFVNREQVETYLYSLTHNLLIGVIEEKAVGMQVRDEDKEFIADFFKFAFVGLMLDWIRNGMKKDPQQIIDRLSILIEGDITRALNKYRIDKTYQIL, encoded by the coding sequence ATGTCACAAATAACTAAGAGAGCATTAGAAGAATCATTGAAAAAAATGCTGTTAAAAAAGCCGGTTAACAAAATAACAATCTCGGATATTACGGAAGACTGTGGAATCAATCGTATGACATTTTATTATCATTTTAAGGATATCTACGATTTGGTCGAGTGGTCCTGCGTGGAAGATGCCGCAAGAGCGCTCGACGGAAAGAAAACATACGACACCTGGCAACAAGGATTTCAGCAGATTTTTCAAGCAGTTTTGGATAATAAGCCGTTTGTTCAGAATGTATATCAGTTTGTCAATCGAGAACAGGTCGAAACTTACCTGTATTCGCTTACCCATAATTTGTTGATTGGGGTGATTGAAGAAAAAGCTGTTGGGATGCAGGTCCGGGACGAGGATAAAGAATTCATTGCCGATTTTTTCAAATTCGCGTTTGTCGGTCTAATGCTGGACTGGATTAGAAATGGGATGAAAAAAGACCCACAGCAAATCATCGACCGGCTAAGCATCCTGATTGAGGGAGATATTACAAGAGCCCTGAACAAATACCGGATCGATAAAACATATCAAATTCTCTAA
- a CDS encoding cupin domain-containing protein has translation MIEKLYDFSKKDTKQIEKLVDDESILINHMILPKGEGVPEHYSNSNVYMVIIKGIMTLKLDDQEPQKYAHGKIVSIPYNTKMNVYNFDECVLDFFVLKSPNPTNYKEVSV, from the coding sequence ATGATAGAAAAACTATATGATTTTTCTAAAAAAGATACAAAACAGATAGAGAAACTAGTTGATGACGAATCTATACTCATAAATCACATGATTTTACCTAAAGGAGAAGGGGTCCCCGAACATTATTCAAATTCGAATGTATACATGGTTATTATCAAAGGAATTATGACTTTAAAGCTTGATGATCAGGAACCTCAGAAATATGCACATGGCAAAATTGTCAGCATTCCCTATAACACTAAAATGAATGTCTATAATTTTGATGAATGTGTTCTGGATTTTTTTGTACTCAAATCTCCTAACCCTACGAACTATAAAGAGGTATCAGTATGA
- a CDS encoding IS1634 family transposase, which translates to MGIIYSKNQKTGITYAYDNKPYWDPEKKQSRATRKLIGKVDPVTGEIVETRPYRKRAAEPSEKPKQGPIPVLNTERKFMGASYLLDQIGKETGVEEDLKLCFPNEYKQILSLAYYLIMEENNSLSRFSHWHRLHRHPFGKDIASQRSSELFQSITEDQRMNFFKKQGKRRIEKEYWAFDTTSISSYSDTLAQVKMGKNKEGDRLPQFNLALLFGEESGLPFYYRKLPGNITDVKTIKRLIEEFDVMGYQKVNMVLDRGFYSKENINWVYQSHQKFLIGLRLNLNYVKEVLEQERDNLQLWSNLDPQFGTYGICRSIEWEYTQDRPRKGDVLTEKRRAYLHLFYNDEKAAKDRVDQNELYTQLYYELTHNERKDYHAKDYAKYFDVVETPKRGVKVTAKEDVMKAEIRNYGYFAMLSNDVRDPFEALCLYRSKDIVEKGFGNLKDRLNFRRMQVSSELALDGKLFVGFIALIYLSYLKKKMQEAKLFDRWTLQGVLDEVDLIEVFQAPEVGKVIGEVTKKQKELFLSLGITPPSL; encoded by the coding sequence ATGGGCATCATTTATAGCAAAAATCAGAAGACTGGAATCACCTACGCGTATGATAACAAGCCATATTGGGATCCAGAGAAAAAACAGTCCCGAGCTACCCGCAAATTGATTGGTAAAGTAGACCCCGTGACCGGTGAGATCGTGGAGACTCGCCCTTATCGCAAGCGGGCAGCTGAGCCTTCTGAAAAACCCAAGCAGGGCCCTATTCCTGTTTTGAACACCGAACGAAAGTTCATGGGGGCTTCCTACTTGCTGGATCAAATTGGCAAGGAGACTGGTGTGGAAGAAGACTTGAAGCTTTGCTTTCCCAACGAATACAAACAGATCCTCTCTTTGGCCTACTATCTGATCATGGAGGAGAATAATTCCCTGTCCCGGTTCAGTCATTGGCACAGACTGCATCGCCATCCCTTCGGTAAAGATATTGCCTCACAGCGCTCCAGTGAGCTGTTTCAGAGCATCACAGAAGATCAGCGGATGAACTTCTTCAAGAAACAAGGCAAGCGTCGAATCGAGAAGGAATATTGGGCATTTGATACAACCTCCATCTCCAGTTACTCAGACACCCTGGCGCAGGTTAAGATGGGCAAGAACAAGGAAGGCGACCGACTGCCTCAGTTCAACCTGGCTCTGCTGTTTGGCGAGGAATCCGGATTACCATTCTATTACCGCAAACTCCCCGGTAACATCACGGATGTGAAAACCATCAAGCGACTGATTGAGGAGTTTGATGTGATGGGGTATCAGAAAGTCAACATGGTCCTGGATCGGGGGTTCTACAGCAAAGAGAACATCAACTGGGTCTATCAGAGCCATCAGAAGTTTCTGATCGGCCTGCGCTTGAATCTGAACTACGTGAAAGAGGTCTTGGAACAAGAACGGGACAATCTGCAGCTTTGGAGCAACCTGGATCCTCAATTTGGCACGTATGGGATCTGCCGTTCCATCGAATGGGAGTATACGCAGGATCGTCCCCGTAAGGGCGACGTATTGACCGAAAAACGCCGGGCATACCTGCACCTGTTCTATAACGATGAGAAAGCCGCAAAGGACCGAGTGGACCAGAATGAACTATACACGCAGCTCTACTATGAACTGACCCATAACGAACGCAAAGACTATCACGCCAAAGATTATGCCAAATACTTTGATGTCGTCGAAACACCAAAGCGTGGAGTCAAGGTAACGGCAAAGGAAGACGTCATGAAGGCTGAAATCCGCAACTATGGCTATTTTGCGATGCTGTCCAACGATGTTCGCGATCCCTTCGAAGCGCTCTGTCTGTACCGCAGCAAAGACATTGTGGAGAAAGGATTCGGCAATTTGAAAGATCGTCTAAACTTCAGACGAATGCAGGTTTCTTCCGAACTTGCCCTTGATGGCAAGCTATTTGTAGGGTTTATCGCATTAATCTACTTGTCCTACTTGAAAAAGAAGATGCAGGAAGCGAAGCTATTCGATCGATGGACGCTCCAGGGAGTACTGGATGAAGTGGACCTCATTGAAGTGTTTCAGGCACCTGAGGTCGGAAAAGTCATTGGTGAAGTGACAAAAAAACAGAAGGAGCTATTCCTGTCGTTGGGAATAACTCCACCATCGTTATAG